Genomic segment of Malania oleifera isolate guangnan ecotype guangnan chromosome 7, ASM2987363v1, whole genome shotgun sequence:
ttttgaattttgatttgtataaaacataatataaatattatattgaatTTGTATCAAATTTAAGCAAATCcaaatcaaaatatgaaatttataCTCCCAATCACTACCTATTCTAGGTCTGTaggagattttaaatttaaatttatgtaaatctAGATATATTCTAATGCGAAATTCtgttatattttattcaaaatttgagaaATTCACTCAAAATTCATGATCCCGAACATTTTTAAACTCGAACGACCAGCACCATAGCAAATATGTCTTAGGCCCTCTTCATATTAGGACATGTTATTGTTTGGCTTGAAACTTGAAGTCTCTTTATACATGACCAAAGTTCACTCTACCTTTTGCTCTCTCCTCTAGAAAACATacaataaaattttgtttttaaaaaaaaaatgactggTGACATTCATGTTACTAATAAGTTACTAAAATCTTCATAAAATTTCTTGAAAAACGAAAAATAACTCAATAGAAAGCACTCTGACCCATCTGCCCTCACTTATACTGGGAATAAAAAAATTCTTCTCAGAAGATTAGCAGCTTAAATTATGGGATGAGTGGGTGAAAGGGTGGAGTCATCAGTCGAGAGAACAAATCAAGTACTACAAACGAACTACGAAAGCACGGCACACAATCTTTTAAAAGAAGGAACCTTCTTGGAACCAGCCTTCACCGGGTGATTGCAAACTCTACATTAAACTACAAACCAACTACAGTCCGGGATACCCATTGGAATTTCTCCTTTGCCCATTGTTCCAACCCTCCATCTTCTCGGCCTACCAAGAGTTACTCCCGTCTCTAGTCTTCCTCTCTGTCTGCAGAAGCATGTTGCAGAGCCTGGATCGCACTTGAAAGGTTagtatttgtttaaaaaaatttctctagGTTGTGTAAGGGTCTTTCTCTGCTAAGTTTGTTGAGTAGGGTTAATTTGGGTTCTGGGTTTTGGCCCCGGATTTGATGAGGGTTTGATACTTGGAGCACATGCAACTTGAATTTTTCATTTTAGCTTTGGAGATTTTTTCTGCTGCTTCTATCATTGGGATGAATTATTTGGTTAGAGTGTAGAACTATATTTGCTCCTTGAGGATGCAATTAGCATTGCTACAAGAAATGCTAGTTTCCGTGAAAGATTTTGAAGGGTACTTGagagaaattttcaaaaatcttgaaTTAGTATTGCATTTCTCAACTTTATCATTGTTAGTGGAATATGCAATTTAATAACATATTAACATCTGAGTATGCCCAATTGTTATAAATAAATTCTGAAGTATTTCCAAAGCTCATGAATTATTCGAAATAGctatggaatgacaatgcaactGCCCTAAATGGGTGTACTTTGTAGTTGCAGCTCAGCAGCTGTAAAATTTATACGTAATTATCCTcatttatttatgatattttcCCTAGGAATGCCAAATGAATTTTTAAGGATgctaaataatttatgaatctgTCATTTGTCTATAAATAAGAGTTTTTGACTAGTGGTCACAGAAGTAAATACATTTCTCAACCtagcacccaaaaaaaaaaaaagtaatttttttagaaatttcaactcaattatatttcattaaaatTAGGGGAAACTTCATTTGTTTCCTTAAGTATTTGAGAATGACTAAATATGCCTTTATCAAAAGTATATGGGGCCAGTTACATGGatattttttcttcattcttttcaATTTAAAGATAacccttctttttcttcatattGTCTTCACCTGACTCAAGTGGCTCATTCTTaactcttgtatttaatgaattAATGGTATGCACTTGACTTATCCAGACCATCTTCAACTTTTTTCCCTGTCTTCTCTTTAGTTAGTGCTACACCTAATCTCTGGTGCAGTGGTGCATATGCAGTCATTTACATCATTCTCTTTTTTTGTGTTATAAAAAAAGAAAGTATATTAAGACAAGAAAGAAAAAGTATAAATACTACAAGGTGTATAAGTCATCCTCCTGACAAActagaaataaaagaaataaataagagaaaGCAAAAGATGCAGCAAAAACTCACGCCAACATAGCCAAGCAATTTTGTTGAAATCTAAGAAACCAAACCCACTAATACAACAAGAAGAAAAGGCCTACAAAGGAACAAGGAAGACAATCCTGTCCCAAAGCAAATAAAGAGGCATAGATCAACCGCTGGAAGCACAAGCATTCCTCTTCAACCAGATACCATgccactcatccatcttaacataattattttaaatatgcttattatttgTACATGCTTTTTCTTAATTGCCCTACCTCTTGCTCGTATAACATGGTCAATCTTTCTCCATTTTCCTAAATTTCAAGTTGACATTGCTCTAGCCTCATCAATTGGAGCTGTAGCATCACAAATAACGCACCCCACAGGACTTCTTGTTGAATATGCCAAGTAAGGTAATCCATAACTGATACAAAAGACAAGGACTTAATGCTATGCTTGGTGTAAATCTATTGTGATAGGAAACGTAGACCCTCCTGCTGTTTTCATATTAGTTACTATCTGTTGTATGCTCATACATGTCTTCCATTATGtcttttttttatcagtaaaaataTAGTCATTTAAAGGGCACCAGGGGGGGGTTGCCACCTGAGTACCAAAACAGTGCCAAAAAATCACGTGTAGTACAGCCATACAGGGTGTCAAGAAAGTCGAGAACAGTATGGGAGTCGATCATGTACAATCTGCTATGCCAATTAGTAGTAGTGCTAGTAGCTGATCCTTTTAATGCTCGTATGTTTCTTTCCTTAATACAATCCAAAAGGTGGCAAGGGGAATAAGAGTCAAAACTGTCTTTCTTTGCTTTGACTgaatgcctttccaagcccagaCTTATTTCTCCACTGACCACTGCTGCCTCAACAGTGGGAAAGCCAAATCCAGAGGTGTCTGGTCCAGGAACTGTAGAGAAGAATATGTTTAATTGTGTCTGTGTCTTCCTTGGACAAATTACATGCATAAACCGGGGCCAGTCTTCTTTTCTGCGGGTTTTTTATTGTGAGGATTTCTCTAAGAGTTGCCTTCTGGGCAAAAAAAATAATCTCTGTGGGGCCAGGGGTCTTCCTAATAAGCTTTCAAGGGAACTCTCTGCTCATTATTGCTTGTTACGTCTTTCATTATATCTCTAGACTTTGCTAAGCTTATTTCTTCCTAAAACTCCCCACATTACCTCTCCAGGGACCTTATTCTAGGCTATAAAGGATCGAAATATGTATCTTTTGGTCTATTTTGTCTAATATAGTCAGAATTGATTCTATTATGTATTTTTCTTTGAAGAAATAATCTGGCAGCTTCTAGTCACTCCATGCTAATTTGAAGGTACTGTGCATATGTGGTACTAAATGCAagttttttcagttttttttcaGTGCTATGTTATGTTTTTTTTGAATGCTTCTATTACATTAGGCCCACTAGTCGGCCCTTTTTTTGTGAAGGAGCGAAGCCATATTGATTAGATGCTGCAGAATTTCTGTAAGCGATAGAGTTGATGGGTGGCAGAATCTCAAAAGGTTCAAGTCGGAGACACTCCTCATCTTTTGGGTCTAGTTCACATTCATGGGGTCATCATGGCTATCCGCAGCCACCTTATGCTCAACCAAGCCAACATTATGTGCCACGACAGCATGTTGCGCCTCCATCTCAAAGCTATGGTGGTTGGGCCCCCGAGTCGAAAAGAAAGCTGGATAGAAAGTATTCAAAAATAGATGATGACTACAGTACCTTGGAGCAGGTGAGAAAACGCCATTCTTTTTTGGATAAATGTAAAGGAATCATAGTTACCAGTATTGTAGAGCACCAAAACTTTAGCCAATCTATATTGCAGTGTGTAGAGGATATTTTGAGGGGAAATATGTTGAAGGATTTTATTTTCCTTCCATAGAGAGAACAGAGTTTTTCCCTATGTTGAAGTTTTTGTGATGTTTAATTATTCACTTGGTTTTTTGTGATAGCTAGCGTGGATGCTTTGTGCTTGTGTTGCTGTGGTGAGTTTTGAGTTTGATTTTGATGCCATGGGTTCATTAAATTAGAAGTATGTTGGATCTGAAATTTTGGCTGCAAATTTTGAGGCATGTTAGTTGCTAAAGCTTTGTGCTATGTTTTGGTTGACATGTAATTGTTCCTGATCGTGTATGAGCACTTGCGTGCTTCTTCTTAGCTGCATGAGTAGACATCCTGTTTTTATCCATGTAACAAAAAGAAGCACTGGTTTCAGCGTGATGATTGAAATGAACAATGCATCCGACAAGGCCTGTCTAGCATGACACATGGCgatatacataaatttttcattaatgatgttagattaccactttacctaaaggcttaaactattaggttgagggccaacaatgtatgtcaagATTTTAACACTTCGCACGTGCAGCCAACGAAGCAATAGatacacccattacagggaacacaattaattttttaaacactgCAAACAATAAGTGCGAgtaacaagactagaacccaggacttCTTGGTAACCAGTTCTAATACAATGTTAGTtgagctctaataccatgttagattacttctttacctaaaagcttaagctattacattgtgggccaacaatgtatatcaaacttttaAGAAATGACAATAGCTTATTATTGATAAATTTGTATCTTTTGCATACATGTCGCTATGGATGAAGAGGTGTTGCAAACACAATTGTTAACTAAACAAATTCAATGAATCTAGTTTGGCTGAAGTAACTTATCTAATGTTTAGAAAATAGAAATACCCATAAAATGTTATTTTTCTATCATGTGGAAAAACTCTTTCAAGCGCATGTTATGCCTTATAGCTGGCAGCTGACTTTTGAACAATATGACTTTTGGGCACTATGAAAGTCCGTCAGCATTTCTGGCTTGTAAGAATAATGCATGTTGAAATTTATTTTGTAGGTTAAAAAAATCTATGCAGATTTTAAGTTTTGTTTTGCCCTAATCTTGAATTCCACTTGTAAGTTTGTCCGACATTAAAAAAATAGAATAGATgttgggtgcttatatatatggttaggcccaagacccaataatCTTAAGCTTTGGAGTCAAGTTAATGCTTATCTATATGTATCAAGCCTATACAAGAACTCCCCTAGTGCTAACTAGTGGCATCAAAGCCGATGGTTCGTCACTCTAGGCAAGCGATGTGGTAAAGTCGAGGTGCAAACTTAATTCTCTTGACATACTAACAATTGGAGGAGCAAGTATGTAATctaggccaataaggatcatctaagccTAGTACATGCATCCGAATAGGGCCAAGAAGTGAGACGtaagattggtttggaggcacatggaatgcaattCGAGACACCTAAGGTATAGGGTAAAGTCTAGTTGACCAACTATTGGAGAATTGAGCATACCCTCACAAAGGAGACAGTTTCCGCTGAAGGAGGAGAGTTCGAATTGGGTTCAAGTGTTTATGCATATGTTCCTATGGATGTAGACATGTGGAAGAGGAGAGGTGATAAGTGAACTCCTATGGTTTCGTTCCCTTTCCCATGGTTGAGTAACAACTCCTAGTTGGTTGCATGACAAGTAGTGGTTTTCACTCAAGGGAGTtgggaactcacaagtgagggagagattgttgagagTTCCCCTTGTGAGTTTTTCCTACATTGAAAAAATAGAATAGaagatgagtgcttatatacatggttgggtccaagaCCCGGTAAGCTTAAGATTTTgtgtcaagttggtgttcacccatataTATCAAGCTCATACAAGAACTCCCCCATTGCTAACAGTTCGCATTGTTTTTTCAACCAGTGAACTCTTTGAGCACCATACAGTTTGGTATATTTTTTAAGAGGTTTTTTTAGAAAGTTGAAATAATCCTCATTAACTGATGATGCTctaaaaataatactaatttaattttttgtacTTGTAGAATGATGACAACCTAATACTTCCTTATCATGCAGGTTACTGATGCTCTTGCACGTGCTGGGCTGGAGTCTTCTAACCTTATTGTTGGTATTGATTTCACAAAAAGCAATGAGTGGACAGGTTTGGCTTTGTCTACTTGTCAATAAATTCTTCTGTAAGCTACAGTAGCTCTTGCTTGACTTGCTTATATATTAGGTGCAAGGTCATTCCACCGGAGAAGCTTGCATGACATTGGAGATGATCAAAATCCCTACGAGCAAGCAATATCAATTATTGGAAAAACATTGTCGACCTTTGATGAGGATAACCTGATTCCCTGTTTTGGATTTGGGGATGGTATTTGTTTATGAGGAGGCTGgagttatttttagaattttattctCTGTAATGGAGATTATATTCACTTCTATATATTGCAGCATCCACACATGATCAAGAAGTGTTCAGTTTCTACCCAGATGAGAGATTTTGTAATGGATTTGAGGAAGTTCTGCAACGATATAGAGAACTAGTCCCTCAATTACGACTTGCTGGTATTTGAATCATTTGCCCTTTTATAGTTCCTTTGTATTTGAATCATTTTCTTTCTTCATAGCTCCTTTCCTGGTTCTTTCTTACAGTGTGCTCTCACCCTCCCCCCCTTTTTCAAAAaccccttctcttttcttttgctgTGACAGGCCCAACATCATTTGCTCCTATCATTGAAATGGCTATTACTATTGTTGAGCAAAGTGGTGGCCAGTACCATGTTTTGCTCATAATAGCTGATGGGCAGGTATTTCATTACTATTACATATTTCATTGGTTAATATGATATTAAGAAAATTACAATCTTGCCACTGAGATTTATTCAATACTACACTCCACTCCGTATTTTTTTTGTTGATATTACATTTATATTCTTATGTTTTAACATGGTCATTGCAGCCCACTCCATTTGACAAATACTGTTAGTcaaactaataaaaatcttatGTGGCGTACCATGTGACAAAATTTAAATGTTTGTTGATCAAGTTACCCTTAGTTAGTTGAGTACTTGATCTGTATGTGATTAACAAAAAGAACACATATACACAATTAAAGTGCGAAACTTTGTATAACATAATCATGTGAACCCAAATAAGACTTTGATGTCATTGGCTTTCAAGGAAAGGTCATTTATGCTCATCTTTTGATTATTGTGTAAATTGCATGCACTTTCATTGCATCTCCCAAATGTGTGACTGCAGAGGTGACACTCATTAATATAACTATCTGAGAACAGCACTCTTAACAAAGGGAGgcattcatttattgattaaggactataaaaaaaattcatatgatcattttagtgATCCAATCTTCTCATTCTTAGACATTAAAAAGCCTAAACAGAGGGTGTGGATGTACTATTGACAAAAGTTTGAATTGGAGGATAGTAATGAACAAACCTCAATGATGTGATTGTAGTTTACCATATAATATCTTGTTTCTTTGTTATACCAATCTGCATGATTAATGGGAGAACGCCTGCCTTGACAGCACCTGTTTTACTAATTGATATAGATTCATTGTTTCAAGTACATCAGATCGAGTAATTTATACATAGTGCTCCATTATAAAATTCAAAagttaatttttagaaaattctgtATTCTTATCCAAAAGAACTCAAAATTTATTTAGTCAAAAAAATTTTGGAGATCATAGCTTGCATTGAAAACCAATGGCAATCATGGGTGAACTTCATCAATAAATGTCCTTTCTCTTAAAATTTTTGTATTGTGTGATCCATCGCAGTGTAGCTGGGCTTGCCGTCCAGAGTCCATTCTTCTGCTAGAAAGTCTTCTTTCTCTTACCTCTGTTTTTTGGCTAATTCAGAAGATTGAAATCTTGCTTTAGTGTTTCAGTTTGGAAAGACATCATTTTTTTAGTGAGAGCATGTGAATGATTCTGTTTGGGTCATTCTCCAAAAAAATCCGTTGATTCAATTAAGTTTCAGGCTTTTGAATTTAGCTTTATATGAATGATTCTGTTTGTGTCGTTCTCCAAAAAAAATCCCTTGATTCAAGTAAGTTTCAGgctttggatttagatttgtatggATCTGAATAAAATTGAATACAGTTTTGTATTGTGTATTGTCCAAGTCCACCCAAACCAAGTCCAAAGTCTAGACTCCAAGCTCCCAAACATGGGCAGTGATTTGTCAAACATTAAGACAGCTTAACTAGTCGTTTGGTTCAGGGGATATTTAAGGATTTTTAAGAATGTGAGTTGCAAATCCTAGATGCTCACAATTGGTGGGCATCCTACTTGGTGATCATATGAGAAAACATGGAAATGTCTAACATGCTTGTGGGCATCTGGGGAAACATAGAAATGTGTAACTTGCTTATTTAGTTATTTCTTCGGTTATATTCCCATTTCCCATGAGAATGACAACAAAGTCCCAGGCTCGAGATTCCCTAAACCAAATGCCTAGTAGGAGAGAGATGGATTGAGCTGCCAAGGAATTATGGTAATGTGTAACCTGCTTATTTAGTTATTTCTTAACTAACCCTATATTGCCAATTCCAATTCCAATGACAACCAAATTCCCAGGCGCAGATTCTGTAAACCAAATGCGTAGTAGGAGAGAGGGATTGAGTTGCCAAGGAATCAATCTGGAAATGTGAGTTCAAAGTTTCTTACAGTTATAAGTGGGTGTCTCAGGAAATGGGA
This window contains:
- the LOC131159520 gene encoding E3 ubiquitin-protein ligase RGLG2-like yields the protein MGGRISKGSSRRHSSSFGSSSHSWGHHGYPQPPYAQPSQHYVPRQHVAPPSQSYGGWAPESKRKLDRKYSKIDDDYSTLEQVTDALARAGLESSNLIVGIDFTKSNEWTGARSFHRRSLHDIGDDQNPYEQAISIIGKTLSTFDEDNLIPCFGFGDASTHDQEVFSFYPDERFCNGFEEVLQRYRELVPQLRLAGPTSFAPIIEMAITIVEQSGGQYHVLLIIADGQVTRSIDTKHGHLSPQEMKTVEAIVKASEYPLSIVLVGVGDGPWDMMREFDDNIPARAFDNFQFVNFTEIMSKNVNRTRKEAEFSLAALMEIPSQYKATLELNILGVRRGKAIDRVPLPPPRYGSGSFSTPKPSRSSSFHTSESSSAGYHASTGWAQPQHLPADNHVCPICLTNPKDMAFGCGHQTCCECGQDLDLCPICRSTIQARIKLY